The Thermogemmatispora onikobensis genome includes a region encoding these proteins:
- the rpsJ gene encoding 30S ribosomal protein S10 gives MATGAKQRIRIRLKAYDHRILDQSAMQIVDTAQQTGARVSGPVPLPTEIQKFTVIRSPFIDKDSREQFEIRTHKRLIDIVDPTNKTVEALTRLNLPAGVDIEIKL, from the coding sequence ATGGCTACCGGAGCGAAACAGCGCATCCGCATTCGCTTGAAAGCCTACGATCATCGCATTCTGGATCAGTCGGCGATGCAGATCGTCGACACGGCGCAGCAGACAGGGGCGCGTGTCTCTGGACCCGTACCGCTGCCCACGGAGATCCAGAAATTCACCGTGATCCGTTCGCCCTTTATTGATAAAGACTCGCGTGAGCAGTTTGAGATTCGCACCCACAAACGCCTGATCGATATCGTCGATCCGACCAACAAGACGGTCGAAGCGCTCACGCGCTTGAATCTGCCCGCAGGCGTCGACATCGAGATCAAACTGTAG
- the rpmC gene encoding 50S ribosomal protein L29, producing the protein MPKLKERRQQIREMSLPEAQRELKELRTRLFNLRLQKQRGEVKNTRIFAQTRKDIARLLHHISQLEAEQ; encoded by the coding sequence GTGCCGAAGCTTAAGGAGCGTCGCCAACAGATTCGTGAGATGTCGTTACCAGAAGCCCAGCGCGAGCTGAAAGAGCTGCGTACCAGGCTCTTCAATCTGCGCCTGCAGAAGCAGCGCGGGGAAGTCAAGAACACGCGCATCTTCGCCCAGACTCGCAAAGATATCGCTCGCCTGCTCCACCATATCTCACAACTGGAGGCTGAGCAATGA
- the rplC gene encoding 50S ribosomal protein L3, whose amino-acid sequence MTQVFGPDGNAIPVTVIEAGPCIVTQIKTTARDGYEAVQIGFEPIPVKRAPRPLLGHLGHRLPLLRAQRRRLQQYQQEQRSKARSQEEGAEGGSVAQASEEKKPDKQIQKLLALQENRQRRPGPELGPFRVLREVKLQEGAEPDKLELGARFDVSLFKVGEFVDVIGTSKGKGFQGGIKRHGFAGGPKTHGQSDRHRAPGSIGSGTTPGRVLKGLRMAGHMGDARVTVKRLRVIQADPERNLLVVKGSVPGANGGLLMIRKHKR is encoded by the coding sequence ATGACGCAAGTGTTCGGGCCGGATGGCAATGCCATCCCCGTAACTGTGATCGAAGCGGGCCCGTGCATCGTTACCCAGATCAAAACCACTGCCCGTGATGGCTACGAAGCAGTCCAAATCGGCTTTGAGCCGATTCCCGTCAAGCGCGCGCCGCGCCCGCTGCTCGGGCACCTTGGTCACCGGCTGCCGCTCTTGAGGGCCCAGCGCCGCCGCCTGCAACAGTACCAGCAGGAGCAGCGCAGCAAGGCCCGCAGCCAGGAGGAGGGAGCTGAGGGCGGGAGTGTAGCCCAGGCATCCGAAGAGAAGAAGCCAGACAAGCAGATTCAGAAGCTCCTGGCCTTGCAAGAGAACCGCCAGCGTCGTCCGGGGCCGGAGCTGGGGCCTTTCCGTGTCCTGCGCGAGGTCAAGCTGCAGGAAGGGGCTGAGCCTGACAAGCTAGAGCTGGGTGCCCGTTTTGACGTCAGCCTCTTCAAGGTCGGCGAATTCGTCGATGTGATCGGCACCTCCAAAGGGAAAGGGTTCCAGGGTGGCATCAAGCGCCACGGCTTTGCAGGTGGCCCAAAGACGCATGGACAGTCGGATCGCCATCGTGCACCCGGCTCCATTGGCTCCGGCACCACCCCTGGGCGTGTGCTCAAGGGTCTGCGCATGGCCGGTCACATGGGCGATGCGCGCGTCACAGTCAAACGGCTGCGTGTGATACAGGCCGACCCGGAGCGCAATCTGCTGGTAGTCAAGGGCTCGGTGCCCGGTGCGAATGGCGGCCTGCTCATGATTAGGAAGCATAAGAGGTAG
- a CDS encoding type Z 30S ribosomal protein S14, with protein MAKVSMIVKAQRKPRFKVRQHNRCRVCGRPRAYMRKFGLCRICFRERALRGELPGVTKSSW; from the coding sequence ATGGCCAAGGTCTCGATGATCGTCAAGGCTCAGCGCAAGCCCCGCTTTAAGGTGCGCCAGCACAACCGCTGTCGAGTCTGCGGTCGCCCGCGTGCCTACATGCGCAAGTTCGGCCTGTGCCGCATCTGCTTCCGTGAGCGGGCCTTGCGTGGTGAGCTGCCCGGTGTGACGAAATCAAGCTGGTAG
- the rplX gene encoding 50S ribosomal protein L24, which yields MAVKTKAKDEKRPLHRAKMNIKKGDTVLVIAGKDRGKQGTVVRALPQRNKVIVEGVNLVKRHQKPQGQLRQGGIIEKALPIHVSNTMLICTECGQPTRVAHERRPMGADQKLRPVRICKKCGKVIADRTRSA from the coding sequence ATGGCTGTCAAGACAAAAGCGAAGGACGAAAAGCGGCCTCTGCACCGGGCCAAAATGAACATCAAGAAGGGCGACACCGTGCTGGTCATCGCGGGCAAAGACCGGGGCAAGCAGGGGACGGTGGTCAGGGCACTGCCGCAGCGCAACAAGGTCATTGTCGAGGGGGTCAACCTTGTGAAGCGGCATCAGAAGCCGCAAGGACAGCTGCGTCAGGGGGGAATTATCGAGAAAGCCCTGCCCATCCATGTCTCTAACACGATGCTGATCTGCACGGAGTGTGGTCAGCCAACGCGCGTGGCCCATGAGCGTCGTCCGATGGGGGCGGACCAGAAGCTCCGCCCGGTGCGTATCTGCAAGAAGTGTGGCAAGGTCATTGCTGATCGGACGAGGAGTGCGTAG
- the rplW gene encoding 50S ribosomal protein L23, with protein sequence MEITEVLRHGIITEKSVRLQEQHNKYTFKVAPEATKIDVRRAVEQLFNVKVLKVNIINVPGKKRVLRRRGAMPRIIHEQRWKKAIVTVQPGQTIEALKA encoded by the coding sequence GTGGAGATCACCGAGGTTCTGCGTCACGGAATCATCACGGAAAAATCGGTCAGGCTCCAGGAGCAGCACAACAAGTATACCTTTAAGGTGGCGCCAGAGGCCACGAAGATCGACGTGCGCCGTGCCGTCGAACAGCTCTTCAATGTGAAAGTACTCAAGGTCAACATCATCAATGTGCCCGGCAAGAAGCGCGTGCTGCGCCGGCGGGGCGCCATGCCGCGTATCATTCACGAGCAGCGCTGGAAAAAGGCCATTGTGACCGTCCAGCCGGGTCAGACCATTGAGGCGTTGAAGGCGTAA
- the rplB gene encoding 50S ribosomal protein L2: MPVKQYKPTTPGRRGMTVSTFEEITKTEPEKSLIKPLKKHAGRNNQGRITTRHRGGGAKRAYRVIDFKRNKLGVPAKVAAIEYDPNRSARIALLHYVDGEKRYIIAPLGLKVGDHVMAGPEADIRPGNALPLKNIPVGTTIHNIELVPGRGGQLVRSAGVGAQLMAKEGEYALIRLPSGELRYVHSRCMATIGQVGNPDHENITIGKAGRSRHLGRRPAVRGAAMNPCDHPHGGGEGRAPRGGQPQTPWGKPALGVKTRRNKRTDRFIVRRRNAGRR; encoded by the coding sequence ATGCCTGTCAAGCAATATAAGCCAACGACACCCGGGCGGCGCGGCATGACGGTGTCCACCTTCGAAGAGATCACGAAGACGGAGCCGGAGAAGTCGCTGATCAAGCCGCTCAAGAAGCATGCCGGTCGCAACAACCAGGGCCGGATCACCACCCGTCATCGGGGTGGGGGTGCGAAGCGCGCCTATCGCGTCATCGACTTCAAGCGTAACAAGCTGGGTGTGCCGGCCAAAGTGGCCGCGATCGAGTACGATCCCAATCGCTCGGCCCGCATTGCCCTCCTGCACTATGTCGATGGAGAAAAGCGCTACATTATCGCGCCGCTTGGGCTGAAGGTCGGCGACCACGTGATGGCGGGGCCGGAGGCTGATATCAGGCCCGGCAATGCTCTCCCGCTCAAGAACATTCCGGTTGGCACCACCATTCACAACATTGAGCTGGTGCCAGGGCGTGGGGGCCAACTGGTGCGCAGCGCTGGCGTGGGCGCGCAGCTCATGGCCAAAGAGGGTGAGTACGCCCTCATCCGTCTGCCCTCGGGCGAGCTGCGCTATGTACACAGCCGCTGCATGGCCACCATTGGCCAGGTCGGCAATCCCGACCATGAGAACATCACGATCGGCAAGGCGGGCCGCTCTCGCCATCTGGGCCGCCGGCCTGCGGTGCGCGGCGCGGCTATGAACCCCTGTGACCATCCGCACGGCGGTGGCGAAGGACGCGCTCCGCGCGGCGGTCAGCCGCAGACGCCCTGGGGCAAGCCAGCCCTCGGCGTCAAAACGCGGCGCAACAAGCGGACCGATCGCTTCATTGTCCGTCGGCGCAACGCTGGTCGACGCTAG
- the rplN gene encoding 50S ribosomal protein L14 codes for MIQPQTRLKVADNTGAKEIMCIRVLGTSNKKYATVGDVIKASVKSAAPNGQVKKGEVVTAVVVRVAKEYARPDGSHIRFDDNAAVLIGAGNNPRGTRIFGPVARELREKNYVRILSLAPEVL; via the coding sequence ATGATCCAGCCCCAGACCCGTCTCAAGGTTGCCGACAACACGGGGGCCAAGGAGATCATGTGCATTCGTGTCCTTGGCACTTCGAACAAGAAATACGCCACGGTTGGCGATGTCATCAAGGCCAGCGTCAAGAGTGCCGCGCCTAACGGCCAGGTCAAGAAAGGCGAGGTCGTCACCGCGGTCGTGGTGCGTGTTGCCAAGGAATACGCGCGCCCGGACGGCTCCCACATTCGCTTTGACGATAATGCCGCCGTTCTGATCGGCGCTGGCAACAACCCCCGAGGAACACGTATCTTTGGTCCGGTGGCCCGTGAGCTGCGCGAGAAAAACTATGTCCGTATCCTCTCGCTCGCGCCAGAAGTGCTCTGA
- the rpsS gene encoding 30S ribosomal protein S19 produces MSRSRKKGPYIHESLRKKVLAMRRSGERRLIKTWSRASTIFPEMVGLTIGVHNGKTHVPIYITENMVGHKLGEFAPTRHFRGHAGGKSERTTSVR; encoded by the coding sequence ATGTCGCGCTCGCGTAAGAAAGGACCCTACATCCACGAATCGCTGAGGAAGAAGGTCCTGGCAATGCGACGCAGCGGAGAGCGTCGCCTGATCAAAACCTGGTCGCGCGCCTCAACCATCTTCCCCGAGATGGTTGGCTTGACCATCGGCGTGCACAATGGTAAAACCCATGTGCCGATCTATATCACCGAGAACATGGTAGGCCATAAGCTGGGAGAGTTCGCTCCCACGCGGCACTTCCGCGGCCACGCGGGTGGGAAGAGCGAGCGGACCACCTCGGTTCGCTAG
- the rplP gene encoding 50S ribosomal protein L16 — MLLAPRRPKYRKQHRGRLKGTAHRGNTIAFGDYGLQALEPCWLEARQIEAARIAITRFMKRGGKVWIRVFPDKPVTAKPAETRMGKGKGALDHWVAVVKPGHMIFEISGVSEEVAREAARLASHKLPIATRFVVKGEAERAEA; from the coding sequence ATGTTACTGGCACCGAGACGTCCAAAGTATCGCAAACAGCATCGCGGTCGCCTCAAGGGGACCGCTCATCGCGGCAATACGATCGCCTTCGGCGACTATGGCTTGCAGGCCCTGGAACCCTGCTGGCTGGAAGCGCGCCAGATCGAGGCCGCTCGTATTGCCATCACGCGCTTCATGAAACGCGGCGGCAAAGTCTGGATTCGCGTCTTCCCCGATAAGCCCGTGACCGCAAAACCGGCGGAGACGCGCATGGGCAAGGGAAAAGGTGCCCTCGACCACTGGGTAGCGGTGGTCAAGCCCGGACATATGATCTTCGAGATCAGCGGCGTGAGCGAGGAGGTCGCCAGGGAAGCAGCACGCCTGGCAAGCCATAAGTTGCCGATCGCCACACGCTTTGTAGTCAAAGGGGAGGCGGAGCGTGCCGAAGCTTAA
- the rpsH gene encoding 30S ribosomal protein S8 yields MNMTDPIADMLTRIRNAIIARHTRVSIPASKMKLAIARVLKEEGYIKDIEVIKDNPQGTIRITLRYVDKRPVLTQLERVSKPGRRVYTRRKDIPLVRGGLGVAILSTPKGVMTGRKAYQLGLGGEVICHVW; encoded by the coding sequence ATGAACATGACCGATCCCATCGCGGATATGCTCACCCGCATCCGCAATGCGATCATCGCGCGGCACACGCGGGTCTCGATCCCGGCCTCCAAGATGAAGTTGGCCATTGCGCGTGTGCTCAAGGAAGAGGGCTACATTAAGGATATCGAAGTGATCAAGGATAATCCCCAGGGGACGATCCGGATCACCTTGCGCTATGTCGATAAGAGGCCGGTGTTGACCCAGCTGGAGCGTGTGAGCAAGCCTGGACGGCGTGTCTACACCAGGCGCAAGGATATTCCCCTGGTGCGGGGTGGGCTGGGGGTTGCCATTCTGTCCACTCCCAAGGGCGTGATGACGGGACGCAAGGCCTATCAGCTCGGTCTTGGGGGCGAGGTTATCTGTCACGTCTGGTAG
- the rplV gene encoding 50S ribosomal protein L22, with protein sequence MQVRAIAKNIGISPRKLRLVTEAVKGLRVSEALPVLDFLPNAGARPVKKVIQSAVANAENNYNLDPDQLYILNIVTDEGPRLKRLKFRSHGRRSYIIRRFSHVTVIVSDDRADLGR encoded by the coding sequence ATGCAAGTCAGGGCTATTGCGAAAAACATAGGCATTTCGCCGCGTAAGTTGCGCCTGGTCACTGAGGCGGTCAAGGGACTGCGTGTCAGCGAGGCGCTACCGGTTCTTGATTTCCTGCCCAACGCCGGGGCCAGGCCGGTCAAGAAGGTGATCCAGTCGGCGGTCGCTAACGCAGAAAACAACTACAATCTCGATCCCGACCAGCTGTACATACTCAACATTGTGACAGACGAAGGGCCACGCCTGAAGCGCTTGAAGTTCCGTTCGCACGGACGGCGGTCGTACATCATCCGCCGCTTCAGTCATGTCACAGTCATCGTTTCGGATGATCGAGCCGACCTGGGACGCTAA
- the rpsQ gene encoding 30S ribosomal protein S17, with protein sequence MDKTIVVAVERLKMHPVYKKTYRQTKHFYAHDEHNICQIGDIVRIEESRPLSKLKRWRLVEIIKRGSGVVPVEEVLGQEITSELERVQQGTGQAASGGPGEQQAEEGAE encoded by the coding sequence ATGGACAAGACCATCGTCGTTGCGGTTGAGCGGCTCAAGATGCACCCAGTTTACAAGAAAACCTATCGTCAGACAAAGCATTTCTATGCACATGATGAGCACAACATCTGCCAGATTGGAGATATTGTGCGTATTGAGGAAAGCCGCCCGCTGAGCAAGCTCAAGCGTTGGCGCCTGGTCGAGATCATCAAGCGCGGTAGCGGTGTTGTACCTGTTGAAGAAGTGCTGGGTCAGGAGATCACCAGCGAGCTGGAGCGGGTACAGCAGGGTACGGGCCAGGCGGCGTCGGGCGGGCCAGGTGAGCAGCAAGCAGAGGAGGGAGCCGAATGA
- the rplE gene encoding 50S ribosomal protein L5 produces the protein MAARLKERYLKEVVPALQKEFNYRNPMQVPRIHKVVINIGMGEAIQNAKAMEAAVTDLSLITGQRPVITHARRSVASFKVRKGMQIGCMVTLRGERMYYFLDKLMNVALPRLRDFQGVSPDSFDGRGNYTLGLREQLVFPEIDYDKIDKVRGMEVSIVTTARTDEEGRRLLSLLGMPFRR, from the coding sequence ATGGCAGCACGCTTGAAGGAGAGGTATCTCAAGGAGGTGGTGCCGGCCCTGCAGAAGGAATTCAATTACAGGAATCCGATGCAGGTGCCGCGCATCCACAAAGTGGTCATTAATATTGGGATGGGCGAGGCCATTCAGAATGCCAAGGCTATGGAGGCGGCGGTGACCGATCTCTCGCTCATCACCGGTCAGCGCCCGGTCATTACCCATGCGCGGCGCTCGGTAGCCTCGTTTAAGGTGCGCAAGGGCATGCAGATCGGCTGCATGGTGACGCTGCGGGGCGAGCGCATGTACTACTTTCTTGATAAGCTGATGAATGTCGCTCTGCCGCGTCTGCGCGACTTCCAGGGGGTTTCTCCTGATTCCTTCGACGGGCGTGGCAACTATACGCTAGGCTTGCGTGAGCAGCTCGTCTTTCCCGAGATTGATTATGACAAGATCGATAAGGTCCGGGGCATGGAGGTCAGTATTGTGACCACGGCACGCACCGATGAGGAAGGGCGGCGCCTGCTCAGCCTGCTCGGGATGCCCTTCAGGAGGTAG